TCACCGGGTACATATCAACAATGTGTAGAATGGTCTTGTAATGAGAGCCCCATCGAGTATCACCGGGTCTAGATAAACCCATCTCTTGATTGAGTCCACTTCCACTTTCAATTTCACCCATCTCAAGTGCTTGTAAAACTTGTTGAGCTCTAACATCTCGAAGCATGTCATGACGCTTGCAAGAAACTCCAATGATATTGAACAAATAAGAAACATGATCAAAGAACCACACACATGCTTCATTATCCTTTGCCACGGCAATAAgaaccaattgaagttgatgtgcaAAGCAATGTATGTAATAAGAAGAAGGTGACTCTTTCATGATCAATGTTTTTAACCCCTTAATCTCACCCTTCATATTGCTAGCCCCATCATATCCTTGTCCACAAATTTGAGTGGGAGACAAATGATGATCTTTTAGCAAAGATATAATTGCAACCTTGAGAGACAATGAAGTAGTATCGGAAACATGAACTACTCCAAGGAACCTCTCACATATTCTTCCCAATTTATCCACATAACGCAAACAAAGAGCAAGTTGTTCTTTGTGAGACATATCACTAGACTCGTCGGCTAGAATTGCATAGTggtcaccatcaagatcttcaatGATTAGTCTAGTAGTTTCTATGGCACAACATTCAATAATGTCATGTTGTATCCTTGGACTATTCAAGATGCAATTGCCGGGAGCATTCTTCAAAACAACCTTATTGACTTCCTCATTACCTTCCGCAAGCCACTTTAGAAGTTCAAGAAAATTTCCCCGGTTGGTTGATTCTTCACTCTCATCATGTCCACGGAATGCCAATCCTTGTTTCAAAAGAAATCTCAAGCATCTAAGAGAGTAAGTTAGCCTAGTCTTGTAAAGAAGTACATCCTTCTTAGACACCTTCATAAGAACATTATCAATTTTGGTGTTGGGTGCAACAAATAAGTTGTACTTCTCTTGAGCTTGGTTGTGAATGCTAGTAACACCACCCACATGCTTCTTAAATGATTCGGGTCTTTTCCAATTTCTAAAACCATCTTTAACAAAGGCATCTCCTCCGGGACCTCCATTGGCTCTCTCTTTGAACAAGAAACACACAAAGCAAAATGCCGCATCCTTTCCGATACTATATTCTAGCCAATTGTAGTGTTCAAACCAAACACAACTAAAGTGTCGCTTTTTGCCCTTCTTTTTTGTTGGCGGGAAAGCATGCTCATATGGTCGGCATGGACCTTTTAGGATATATCCTCTCCGAACATCATCTTGAATATTAACATCATAACTTGAAATAGGAATCCTGTCCCCCGGATCATGTGGACAAAAGTGAGCATCATATGACCTTGCATTTGGTTGTTGGGGTGAGGGTGGGTGTGGTGTTGTATCTTCAATATCAATCTCACTCTCAACATCGGATTCGACTTCTTCATCGTGAACAATATTAGATTGGACCGGAGATGCAATCTTCTTTGATGCTTGTTTCTGAAAAAGTAGCGCAATTTGGCTATTTCTCTTCATTTCTACACAATTGAAACATTCAAACATTACTAATTTAACAATTTTATGTGTTCTTGATCTTCATCATATAAGATttaacacacacaaaacaaacatACATTGATAAATGATAATTTGATACATACACACATGAAAATAACAGTTTATTCATATAAACAGAGAGTCATATCAGGGGCTCACTTCTGGAGTTCTGGTCGTGGCGACGTGGCCTACTGTCTTGGGAAGATCAGGCCATCAGGCATCAGGGGACAGGGGCGGACAGCCGGACTGGGCAGAGAAGCAGAGCTGAGGGcgggcgaggcgaggcgaggccggcgggcgacggcgggcgaCGGCAGGCAGAGAACAGAGTTGAGGGCGGGCGAGTCCGGCGGGCGGCGGCCGACGGCGGGGAGCGGGCGAGtccggcgggcggcgggcgacggcggggAGCGGGCGAggccggcgggcggcgggcgacggcggggAGCGGGCGAggccggcgggcggcgggcgacggcgaGGGAGCGGGCGAggccggcgggcggcgggcgacggcgaGAGCGGGCGaggccggcgggcggcggcgacggcgggggAGCGAAGGCGAggccggcgggcggcgggcgacggcggggAGCGGGCGACGGCGGTCGGGGAATCGGCCGCTCGGGGCGTGGCCGCGTGGGGAATCGCAGGATGTGCTCACCTCGACGCTATCTCTTCCAGGTCCTTGCTAATTGGCCTTTTTTTTCCATGGGATATAATCTTGGCGGGCCGAATTTCTGGGTGGGCCTCGGCCCCCCCCCGCCCCCCCGCTGCGTCCGCcaatgcacataggtgaacaatagtatataggctttgggcttgacaaagtaaacgctagttttattccgcatttgttaagcccatctcgtaaaagttttaaatcgcctattcacccccccctctaggcgacatctgtgtcctttcaggttgtacacctgagtggagccgacAGACACACCACATTGGTCAAAAAGGCCATTCGCCACAGCATTGAGATGGACTTCCTTGATTCCTTTGTCAGTTCTCACTTTTCTCTGGATCAAGCCGCACATCTTCTTCAACACAAAGCTGGACATGAATGGAAGTCATTTCATTGTGGCATTCCTTTCCGCCCCCGTCTTCAAGGCCCTCTCCGCTTCCCTGCGGTTCTTGTTGTTCTTCGTGGTGGCCAACCTAGCCGCGACCTCTGCTGCTACCTGAGCCACCAGGTCAGACACAGGCAGAGGGGTGACCGCCACCTTGGAGTCATAGGAGGGCTGTGAATCGGAAACTTGCGAAGGGATCTGAAAGTCCCCAACGCAGACAAGCGTCTGGCTAAAGTTATCACAGAAGGAGTCCTACACACATCGTAGTACATATAACATGAATCTACTTGGAAACAAGGACATGTGAATAGCACAAACCATACCAACAATCATCCTAAATCAGACAAGCAGTTCATTGCAACGCTGAATAGCACAAACCTTTGCAAAACCATGGCAGGTAAGCACATTTGGGACAAAGTAGCAACCGGAAATTTCAAACCCTAGCAAGATCATGATTGTTCACCACAATCCGAACTAACCCCTGCTACAAGACTAAACACTAGACAAGATCTGACTACTCCTAACCTAGATCTAAACATTACAGCGGTACCGGGATAAGGAATGGCTTACAGTCATCGTCGGAGGTGAAAATCCTGCCCAGATgtactcgccgccgccgccgctgcaacCGTTATCGACCGGAGATGCGTGCGTCTCTGCTTGCCGACGGGGGAGGAGCTTGAAATTTTGGAGGATAGTGGAGGAGGGGGTAGAAATAGGCCATGGGGCGCGGCGGGAGGTGACGGAATCTTTCCCGCCCCCTTTTCGCTTTTCGCCGATGCAAgccgcaacttccaccatctccaTTCTCGTCTCCGCGCGTGCGCCGAAGATGCCATTTTACATCAGCGGGCGTGGATATTTTCCTGCACCGTTGGAAACTACCATTCTGGATGTTCTTCTAGAGCCTAGCCCAACAATGGTTGGAGAACCGATTCGTACAAGAACGCGCCTTGACCCAGACCAACCAAACGGACCGAAAATTACTAAGCCGATGCAAGCTAAGAAACATGCAGCCTACCAAACGCGCCTCTAGTGCCTAGACCAAGCAGCTGGGCACCATGAATCCTAGCGCCACATAGCTTTCACTTGCTTCGGCAGAGTAGAGACAGAGATATCTTCTCCCTCTTGACGCGTCTTGTACTACTCAAGTACTCCGGTATAGCTAGTAGATTCGTGAGGTAGACAGCCAAGGCAGGTCGACGTGACGGAACATGTCAAGGCGATGTGACACTCACACATCATGTAGCTACATAATGTTTCGGTCATGACAAGAAAGCTGTCATTTCAGTCGAGACATTTGGCATAGCAATATTTTTATCTTCAGTTCTTTCTTCTCACGAACTCTGAAAATTCAACGCGAGAGATCAATTTTTTTTTGTCTTGGCTGCCACCAGCCCGATGAAGCAAAGCGGTAAAAGTTTGATCTGGTGCTGCTCCTCCAGCCTCTCCCTTTCCCTAATTGCCAACGAACTGGCTCTTATTAGCGTTGGTGTCCATCATGCTATATTTGCGGTTGTATCGCGAGCGTTTTGCAAGTTTTAACAAAACTGATCAATGAGATTGTGGCCACATTTACGACAAGATTATATTCTTCTAAAGTAGTACGACAAGTTTTGTACTTATCGGCAAAAATGTGACGCTTCTTCTTTACATTTCTAATTCTAGACATAAAACAGTGAAGATTCTTCTTTATATCAATGAATGAAAATCGCATGAGAAACTCAAGTCACGCAATCTGTTGCTTTTCTACAAACTcgaactctttttttttttgaacaaagggGATCAGTCCCGAAGGACCGAGAGTCTCATTATAAGTCAACACTGGTACATTTTACAGATAAGGCAACAGGAAATGTAGAAATTACACACCAGCCCTTACAACTTGCACCTAGGACCCTAAGAAGAATAAGAGGAACGCAATTGGATCCTGCTCCTTCTCCAGTGTGACTGATCCAGAGCTCGATGCAGCCAACCTCGACGTCGCCGGGGACTACGCCACTTGGGACGGGGAGGCGGGAGCCTGCTGCACCGTAGCTGAGAGGCCTCCGCAATGGCATGACAGCCTGGAGGTTGAAGATGACTTTTGGACGCCGGCCGGAAGAAACCATCGCCGACGTCGAAGGCGGGAGCGGTCGCCCTTCGACCATGATGGACGACGACGAGAAGAACGCCGCCGTGAGAGCGCTCCCTGGATAAGCACTGCTGCTCCCCTGGTGCGAGTCCAACCGCATGTGCACACAGACTCGATGCTTCCCTTTCCCCTCGTCACCAAGACGAGTTGCAAGGGCAACAACAAAATCCGCACCGCCGCCGCCAGAATCGCGAAAATCGAGCTTATTGAAGCAATCGCCTTCAGATCCGTTCCTCCTACTTGTCGCCCACCATGGACGTACGCCGAGAAGGAGCTTCTCCAAGCTGTGACCACCGCCCGTGAGCA
This region of Lolium perenne isolate Kyuss_39 chromosome 2, Kyuss_2.0, whole genome shotgun sequence genomic DNA includes:
- the LOC139836077 gene encoding uncharacterized protein; amino-acid sequence: MKRNSQIALLFQKQASKKIASPVQSNIVHDEEVESDVESEIDIEDTTPHPPSPQQPNARSYDAHFCPHDPGDRIPISSYDVNIQDDVRRGYILKGPCRPYEHAFPPTKKKGKKRHFSCVWFEHYNWLEYSIGKDAAFCFVCFLFKERANGGPGGDAFVKDGFRNWKRPESFKKHVGGVTSIHNQAQEKYNLFVAPNTKIDNVLMKVSKKDVLLYKTRLTYSLRCLRFLLKQGLAFRGHDESEESTNRGNFLELLKWLAEGNEEVNKVVLKNAPGNCILNSPRIQHDIIECCAIETTRLIIEDLDGDHYAILADESSDMSHKEQLALCLRYVDKLGRICERFLGVVHVSDTTSLSLKVAIISLLKDHHLSPTQICGQGYDGASNMKGEIKGLKTLIMKESPSSYYIHCFAHQLQLVLIAVAKDNEACVWFFDHVSYLFNIIGVSCKRHDMLRDVRAQQVLQALEMGEIESGSGLNQEMGLSRPGDTRWGSHYKTILHIVDMYPVILEVLVRIGKDPSQKSEWTRIRGVAAAFESFDFVFNLNLMLVVLGYTNDLSISLQKKDQDILNAMVLVGLAKEKMKDMRSSLGWERFLAKVTFFCNTHGIEVPSPESNYVAHGRSQRYYEKQTNDDRYRREVYLGVVDQVIQELDNRFDEVNMELLICMAALNPVNSFASYDAQKVMRLAQFYPNDISSMDLLRLEPQLEIFIDDMRKDDRFKCVNHLGELSIKLVETKKHVVYDLVYMLLKLILLLPVATANVERVFSAMSLVKNKLRNSMGDNLLNHCLVTFIERGVFIHVSDDTIVETFMAMRNRRLKK